The Benincasa hispida cultivar B227 chromosome 9, ASM972705v1, whole genome shotgun sequence genome has a segment encoding these proteins:
- the LOC120084872 gene encoding carotenoid 9,10(9',10')-cleavage dioxygenase 1-like: MMMKMIILPNCSLNQKPSISPSLLPPSKLPHLSSSNTPLIIPTEKLKPRQIIPLKIHVLKNLKTAWMKLLDGFVDSVFQFSDQTLHPNQSNFAPVEEMGAAVDVTNIQGTLPQEFPQGIYLRNGGNPLFGGLKWAKSVFGRSSFIWVEGEGMLHALYFKKADDTNNNDDAKWKVFYNNRFVQTDTFRLEKHEKKRPCFLPTVEGDSLAVLFAFLLNWLRFGKFNKDVSNTNVFEHSGKFYSVAENHLPHEMDINTLQTLGNWDVNGSWNNRPFTSHPQKAPETGELVIMGVTTTKPFMEVGVISGDGKRMVHKVDVKLSRSSLSHEIGVTKRYNVILDYALTMDFNRLIRGGVFLKYDKLGYSRIGVMPRYGDGDSIQWFDVKPNCSMHLFNCFEHNDEVVVWGCRASDSVIPGPEKGVNKFDWFCERFKQNINVEDNDDESSLVSRPYQWRLNLKTGEVKEEYLTATSMDFPFINLRFTGLPNKFGYAQVLDSVASSNSGMFKFGGLAKLHFEEPRTSDELSPGKKCKEEEIKVEYHMLEHNSFCSGASFVPRENGDQEDDGWIIAHVHNEITNTSQVYIIDAQKFNNEPIAKISLPQRVPYGFHGAFMPISWNKK, from the exons atgatgatgaagatgattatACTTCCAAATTGTTCCCTTAATCAAAAGCCTTCCATTTCCCCCTCCCTTCTTCCACCTTCAAAATTACCCCATCTCTCTTCTTCAAATACG CCATTAATAATCCCAACGGAGAAGTTGAAGCCTCGGCAGATCATTCCTTTGAAAATTCATGTTCTGAAAAATCTCAAAACAGCATGGATGAAACTGTTGGACGGCTTTGTTGATTCAGTCTTTCAATTCTCTGATCAAACCCTTCACCCAAATCAG AGTAACTTTGCGCCGGTTGAAGAGATGGGAGCGGCTGTTGACGTCACCAACATCCAAGGAACCCTCCCCCAGGAGTTTCCCCAAGGAATCTACTTAAGAAATG GAGGAAATCCATTGTTTGGAGGATTGAAATGGGCGAAATCGGTTTTTGGAAGATCGAGTTTTATATGGGTGGAAGGAGAAGGAATGCTTCACGCCTTGTATTTCAAAAAAGCCGACGACACCAATAATAATGACGATGCCAAATGGAAAGTGTTTTACAACAACAGATTTGTTCAAACTGATACATTCCGTTTGGAAAAACATGAGAAAAAACGACCCTGTTTTCTTCCCACGGTGGAAGGCGATTCTCTGGCTGTTCTCTTTGCCTTTTTACTCAACTGG CTTAGATTCGGAAAATTCAACAAAGATGTGAGCAATACCAACGTATTTGAGCACTCGGGTAAATTTTACTCAGTTGCTGAAAATCATTTGCCCCACGAGATGGATATCAACACTCTCCAAACTTTGGGGAATTGGGACGTCAATGGTTCTTGGAACAACCGCCCCTTTACAAGCCATCC TCAGAAAGCACCGGAAACCGGGGAGCTGGTTATCATGGGCGTCACTACAACAAAACCCTTCATGGAAGTTGGAGTTATCtctg GAGATGGAAAGCGAATGGTTCATAAAGTAGACGTCAAACTCAGTAGAAGTAGCCTTAGCCATGAAATTGGTGTCACAAAGAG GTACAATGTGATATTGGATTACGCATTAACCATGGACTTCAATAGACTTATTAGAGGCGGAGT ATTCTTAAAATACGATAAGTTAGGATATTCCAGAATAGGAGTGATGCCTCGTTATGGAGACGGCGATTCAATTCAATGGTTTGATGTGAAACCCAATTGCTCCATGCATCTTTTCAACTGCTTTGAACACAACGACG AGGTTGTGGTGTGGGGATGTAGAGCTAGTGATTCAGTGATACCTGGACCTGAAAAAGGAGTGAACAAATTTGATTGGTTCTGTGAAAGATTTAAACAAAACATTAATGTTGAAGATAATGATGATGAGTCATCGTTGGTTTCTCGTCCTTACCAATGGAGGCTAAACCTCAAAACAGGAGAAGTTAAAGAGGAATATCTCACTGCAACTTCCATGGATTTTCCCTTTATTAATTTACGTTTCACTGGTCTTCCAAACAAATTTGGTTATGCCCAAGTTCTTGACTCCGTTGCTAGTTCTAATTCAG GgatgttcaaatttgggggcTTGGCCAAGTTGCATTTCGAAGAGCCTCGGACTAGTGATGAACTTTCACcg GGAAAGAAGTGTAAAGAAGAGGAGATAAAAGTGGAATACCATATGTTGGAGCACAACTCATTTTGCAGTGGAGCTTCATTTGTTCCCAGAGAAAATGGAGACCAGGAAGATGATGGTTGGATAATTGCTCATGTTCACAATGAGATTACCAATACATCACAG GTATATATAATAGACGCACAAAAATTCAACAATGAGCCAATTGCAAAAATAAGTCTGCCACAAAGAGTTCCCTATGGATTCCATGGTGCTTTCATGCCCATCTCATGGaacaaaaaatag